In Leptospira congkakensis, one DNA window encodes the following:
- the aat gene encoding leucyl/phenylalanyl-tRNA--protein transferase: MTQRSFDQFFKNPRTWKEDLIAVGGDFSVERLLYAYQHGIFPWSEDPVRWYCLDPRAIFDLQRVHFSKTVQRKVKQGKFRISFNEAFPIVMQGCSYREKDNTWITPGFIEGYVDLHKLGWAHSVEVWNAENVLVGGVYGVAIGKFFAGESMFSFESDAGKVGLFHLFEKLRMSGFELFDTQQLNHVTWQLGAYEIPKLSYLDRLERALGDANPWIIPT; the protein is encoded by the coding sequence TTGACACAAAGGAGTTTTGATCAATTCTTTAAAAACCCACGGACTTGGAAAGAAGATCTAATTGCCGTGGGTGGGGATTTTTCCGTAGAACGTTTGCTATATGCATATCAGCATGGAATTTTTCCTTGGTCGGAAGATCCTGTAAGATGGTATTGTTTAGACCCTCGTGCTATTTTTGATCTACAAAGAGTTCATTTTTCCAAAACAGTGCAGAGAAAAGTAAAACAAGGAAAGTTTCGGATCAGTTTTAATGAAGCATTTCCTATTGTGATGCAAGGTTGTTCTTATCGTGAAAAAGATAATACTTGGATCACTCCAGGTTTTATCGAAGGTTATGTGGATTTACATAAGTTAGGTTGGGCCCATTCGGTAGAAGTTTGGAATGCAGAAAATGTCTTGGTCGGTGGGGTGTATGGGGTTGCCATTGGCAAATTTTTTGCTGGAGAAAGTATGTTTTCTTTTGAATCAGATGCCGGAAAGGTTGGTTTGTTCCATTTATTCGAAAAATTAAGGATGTCTGGGTTTGAACTTTTTGACACCCAACAACTCAATCACGTGACTTGGCAGTTGGGTGCTTATGAAATTCCAAAATTGTCTTATTTAGATCGTTTGGAGCGCGCGTTAGGTGACGCGAATCCTTGGATCATTCCAACTTAA
- a CDS encoding DUF1289 domain-containing protein produces the protein MSLKSPCTKVCMMDPDSGLCAGCYRTIEEIGNWSVMTEEEREKVWSELPQRKAGNSLR, from the coding sequence ATGTCACTAAAATCGCCTTGTACCAAAGTCTGTATGATGGACCCGGATTCAGGGCTCTGTGCGGGATGTTATCGAACCATTGAGGAGATTGGAAATTGGTCGGTGATGACCGAGGAAGAGAGAGAAAAAGTTTGGAGTGAGCTCCCGCAAAGAAAGGCGGGAAACTCTCTCAGGTAA
- a CDS encoding PP2C family protein-serine/threonine phosphatase → MRELTITILSSLLFFLILLLAFIGFQNNNKRLPFYHYPSGLIVNIGEGNRTHWGNSVVQEDLEKFESITDFTNIDSFQLHIKDSNNVVYEENFRLTTVRKTDVLGVFFSDLFLAFFSLAIAVYFYYSTRDALIFGFFLNFGLVILSNVFVLTFKNSTFLFILTLYLGSFLQYHLIYRLRGKEINSKWLLPQVLISFIMAMIASQEKYDMLLVERVVLVAHAITVLFGSINIIANIYEIVKSKPQEEALIKRIVLVISIFLYVALPFSILFFDGYPWFFVHRSFFIVTYLLFILSFFYGTYRYTFVPSLVIFTPSIVTLILVLIILGTYIGTVFVLDFVLPIRYLKDRWVFNLIYLFLVTAYLIPLKLRVKEFFDYWFFEQNPKLSEGINQITALLSSPLSMRKTILTINRTVKDTVNVSNIIILIPGDQFASTDLKNIDFVRISPQSEIWNYFTSTDRVTVTSHLEYGIGLRETLYNFLKGLNVQLAFPAYDSSSNKKNIQAMILIGEKLDKKYFSIGELKFINEVVKISGMLLENYSLLEDEIQKRKIVRDIQTASIVDNTLRLILPSEVKGIDYGYISKPAVGISGDYLDIIPISQTKMIVLLGDVAGHGLGTGFLVSAIKGIVREQLRNGTSLEGLFREINSFFRARYKGNEFMTLLGGIFDSKENIFKYVNAGHLSLIEMRADGQIKLHSKTQRVLGILETDYHAQELKLLPGTKLFLYSDGITEAFSERDEIFGEETLIEFLHFNAQKTVKEIPTLLETKMTNFRGNREQSDDITFIGLSFTPN, encoded by the coding sequence ATGAGAGAACTAACAATCACCATACTCTCTTCTCTGTTGTTTTTTTTGATTCTTCTTCTCGCTTTTATTGGATTTCAAAACAACAACAAAAGACTTCCGTTTTATCATTATCCTTCAGGACTGATTGTCAATATCGGGGAAGGAAATCGTACCCATTGGGGAAACTCAGTAGTCCAAGAAGACTTAGAAAAATTTGAATCCATAACCGATTTTACAAATATTGACTCCTTCCAATTACACATCAAAGATTCAAACAATGTTGTTTATGAAGAAAACTTCAGGTTAACGACAGTTCGCAAAACGGATGTTTTAGGGGTATTTTTTTCAGATCTTTTTTTAGCATTTTTTAGTCTAGCAATCGCAGTATACTTTTATTATTCCACACGAGATGCTTTGATCTTTGGATTTTTTCTAAACTTTGGTTTGGTCATCCTTTCCAATGTTTTTGTTCTCACATTTAAAAATTCTACCTTTTTGTTTATTTTAACTCTCTACTTGGGAAGTTTCCTTCAATACCATTTGATCTATAGGCTTCGGGGAAAAGAAATAAACTCAAAATGGTTATTACCTCAAGTCCTCATTTCATTTATCATGGCAATGATTGCCTCACAAGAAAAATACGATATGTTACTTGTCGAAAGAGTTGTGTTAGTGGCTCATGCAATCACAGTTTTATTTGGTTCCATCAATATCATTGCAAACATTTACGAAATTGTTAAATCCAAACCTCAAGAAGAAGCTCTAATCAAAAGAATTGTTTTGGTAATTTCGATATTTCTATATGTCGCCCTTCCCTTTAGTATTCTCTTTTTTGATGGATATCCTTGGTTTTTTGTCCATAGATCCTTCTTTATCGTAACTTATCTTTTATTCATCCTTTCCTTCTTTTATGGAACATACCGTTATACCTTTGTTCCTTCATTGGTAATTTTTACACCAAGTATCGTAACTCTCATTTTAGTTTTAATCATTTTGGGAACCTATATTGGTACCGTTTTCGTTTTAGATTTTGTTCTACCCATTCGATATCTGAAAGATCGTTGGGTTTTTAATCTTATTTATCTTTTTTTAGTAACGGCTTATCTCATTCCTCTCAAACTACGAGTCAAAGAATTCTTTGATTATTGGTTCTTTGAACAGAATCCAAAGTTAAGCGAAGGGATTAATCAAATCACCGCACTTTTATCTTCTCCACTCTCAATGCGGAAAACCATACTCACAATCAACCGAACTGTAAAAGATACAGTGAATGTTTCCAATATTATTATCTTAATTCCAGGTGACCAATTCGCAAGTACTGATCTCAAAAATATTGATTTTGTAAGGATCTCACCCCAATCAGAAATTTGGAATTATTTCACAAGTACCGATCGTGTGACAGTAACTTCCCACCTTGAATATGGAATTGGTCTGAGAGAAACTTTATATAATTTTCTAAAAGGACTCAATGTCCAATTAGCATTTCCCGCTTATGATTCTTCTTCGAACAAAAAAAACATCCAAGCAATGATCCTCATTGGTGAGAAGTTAGATAAAAAATATTTTTCCATTGGAGAATTAAAATTTATCAATGAAGTTGTCAAAATTTCAGGAATGTTACTCGAAAACTATAGTTTGTTAGAAGATGAAATCCAAAAACGTAAAATTGTTCGGGACATCCAAACCGCATCCATTGTCGACAACACACTTAGGCTTATTTTACCAAGTGAAGTCAAAGGGATTGATTATGGTTATATTTCTAAACCAGCAGTTGGTATTTCTGGAGATTATTTAGACATCATCCCTATTTCTCAAACGAAAATGATTGTTTTGTTAGGTGACGTTGCCGGACATGGACTCGGAACTGGATTTTTAGTCAGTGCCATCAAAGGAATTGTAAGGGAACAACTGCGAAATGGAACATCTTTAGAAGGATTGTTTCGAGAAATCAATTCGTTTTTCCGTGCACGTTATAAAGGAAACGAGTTTATGACTCTTCTCGGTGGAATTTTTGATTCCAAAGAAAATATATTTAAATATGTGAACGCAGGACATCTTTCTCTCATCGAAATGCGAGCCGATGGACAAATCAAATTACATTCCAAAACACAACGAGTTCTTGGAATTTTAGAAACTGATTACCATGCCCAAGAATTGAAATTACTTCCGGGAACAAAACTTTTCCTTTATTCGGATGGGATCACCGAAGCCTTTAGTGAACGAGATGAAATTTTTGGTGAAGAAACTCTCATTGAATTTTTACACTTTAATGCACAAAAAACTGTAAAAGAAATCCCAACTTTGTTAGAAACCAAAATGACAAATTTTCGCGGGAACCGCGAACAATCGGATGATATTACATTTATTGGTCTTTCTTTTACACCCAACTAG
- a CDS encoding RNA polymerase sigma factor produces MSQFEVLMKRYQGMVFSQAKKAFLTEEEAEDFTQEVFLKAYESLSQFRGESQFSTWLYQIARFRLTKVFKKKKLPITDWKEDISFVADHSKPSVVEILDKEETSHNLRSLIARLPKSYQMPILLHYFENKPLKEIAADLNIKMGTIKSHISRGKDLLRKWWSHEIES; encoded by the coding sequence GTGTCCCAATTCGAAGTGCTTATGAAAAGATACCAAGGTATGGTATTTTCCCAAGCAAAGAAAGCTTTCCTCACCGAAGAGGAAGCAGAGGATTTCACCCAAGAAGTTTTTTTAAAAGCCTATGAATCACTCAGCCAGTTTAGAGGTGAGTCACAATTTTCTACTTGGTTATATCAGATTGCGAGATTTCGCCTAACAAAAGTTTTTAAAAAGAAAAAACTGCCTATTACCGATTGGAAAGAAGATATTAGTTTTGTAGCTGATCATTCCAAACCTTCTGTTGTGGAAATTTTGGACAAAGAAGAAACTAGCCACAATTTACGATCCCTGATCGCAAGATTACCAAAATCATACCAAATGCCGATTTTATTACACTACTTCGAGAACAAACCCCTCAAAGAAATTGCCGCCGATCTCAATATAAAAATGGGTACGATCAAAAGCCATATCTCCAGAGGGAAGGATCTTTTAAGAAAATGGTGGTCACATGAAATCGAAAGTTGA
- a CDS encoding HAMP domain-containing sensor histidine kinase, with protein sequence MRSFFSTLLLLNWGLLLVLLTLALGVFYIYDLVVPAVRPLILFGFVLVSIFGTFYISTNIAMRITDPLATVEKKTKEINAGDFGVELSSPDIRELATLALSINEMAKRLKVQFLDLTVEKEKFNYLLQNLKEGVFAIDRNEKFLFLNRNISDTLILKNSQFKDYIPSIKNKELLTFIRDKIHHGVEGKTEFQDGIHFYTARIYPIKSDSMIQLYIGVLSDITEDRQNQLIREQFFQNASHELKTPITSIKGYAETLEYKLKLTPDSNERKFLDAILRNTDRLIRIVEDMLTVSRLENHKTVLNLTDFSLSDLVKNVSESLGVIYSQKKQNLVLDIPLDFRVNADRLLLEDLLVNLISNASAYSPEGSSVVVRALSTEDKNQIQVVDHGIGISAEDAERIFERFFRVDTNRSRKEGGTGLGLSIVKHIARLHSGEVSVSQNPKGGSIFTFEFPKK encoded by the coding sequence ATGCGTAGTTTTTTTTCTACATTACTTCTACTCAACTGGGGTCTTTTACTTGTTCTACTGACCCTAGCTTTGGGTGTGTTTTATATTTACGATCTAGTTGTACCCGCAGTACGTCCGCTTATTTTATTTGGATTTGTTTTAGTTTCTATTTTTGGTACATTTTATATTTCCACTAATATTGCGATGCGAATCACAGATCCATTGGCAACAGTTGAGAAAAAAACAAAAGAAATCAATGCTGGGGATTTTGGTGTTGAGTTGTCTTCTCCTGATATTCGCGAACTAGCTACCTTAGCTTTATCGATCAATGAAATGGCAAAACGGTTAAAAGTCCAATTTTTGGATTTAACAGTTGAAAAAGAAAAATTTAACTATTTATTACAAAACCTAAAAGAAGGTGTTTTTGCCATTGATAGAAATGAAAAATTTCTATTTTTGAATCGAAATATTTCGGATACCTTAATCCTAAAAAATTCTCAGTTTAAGGATTACATTCCTTCCATCAAAAATAAAGAACTCCTAACCTTCATTAGGGACAAAATCCATCATGGAGTAGAAGGCAAAACAGAATTTCAAGATGGAATTCATTTTTACACAGCACGCATTTATCCTATCAAATCTGATTCCATGATCCAATTGTACATTGGTGTGTTGTCAGACATCACTGAAGACAGGCAAAACCAACTCATTCGCGAACAATTTTTCCAAAATGCTTCACATGAATTAAAAACTCCCATAACATCGATTAAAGGTTATGCCGAAACTTTAGAGTATAAACTCAAACTAACACCAGATTCAAATGAAAGGAAATTTTTAGATGCCATTTTGAGAAATACGGATCGACTCATTCGTATTGTGGAAGATATGTTAACTGTCTCACGCCTTGAAAATCACAAAACTGTTTTGAACCTGACTGATTTTTCTCTATCGGATCTGGTAAAGAATGTATCTGAATCTTTGGGTGTGATCTATTCTCAGAAAAAACAAAATTTGGTTTTAGACATTCCTTTAGATTTTCGCGTAAATGCAGACCGGTTACTTTTAGAAGACTTACTCGTAAACTTGATTTCCAATGCCTCAGCCTATAGCCCAGAAGGTTCTAGCGTGGTCGTTCGGGCTCTTTCCACAGAGGACAAAAACCAAATCCAAGTCGTTGACCATGGGATTGGAATATCTGCCGAAGATGCAGAACGAATCTTCGAACGTTTTTTCCGAGTGGATACCAACCGTTCCCGAAAAGAAGGGGGAACGGGCCTTGGCCTTTCCATAGTCAAACACATTGCTCGACTCCATTCTGGAGAAGTTTCCGTCTCCCAAAACCCCAAAGGCGGCTCCATTTTTACCTTTGAATTTCCTAAAAAATAG
- a CDS encoding DUF962 domain-containing protein yields MEKKYKSLKDFFPFYLEEHSHPFNRALHFIGSSLALGCILGFLSTGKFYILAFALVSGYFFAWIGHFFVEKNRPATFTYPFYSFISDWIMYFKMLTGRIDVEFAKIKSNKG; encoded by the coding sequence ATGGAAAAGAAATACAAATCACTCAAAGATTTTTTCCCATTTTATTTAGAGGAACATAGTCATCCATTTAACCGTGCTCTTCACTTTATTGGATCAAGTCTAGCATTAGGATGTATCCTTGGATTTTTATCTACTGGTAAATTCTATATCTTAGCCTTTGCTCTTGTTAGTGGGTATTTCTTCGCATGGATTGGGCATTTTTTCGTAGAAAAGAACCGACCAGCAACGTTTACATATCCGTTTTATTCTTTTATCTCCGATTGGATCATGTATTTCAAAATGTTAACTGGTCGCATTGATGTAGAATTTGCCAAAATTAAGTCAAATAAAGGTTAA
- the argJ gene encoding bifunctional glutamate N-acetyltransferase/amino-acid acetyltransferase ArgJ gives MKFPLGFYSFGKNIGIKDTSLDFAVIYSENRCKAAAVFTRNNFPGAPIYVGRDHIKDGYLQAIVINSKNSNVATGEQGIKNSYAICTELGKSLGIPAEDILPSSTGVIGVPLPIEKILNACSMAKADLKLGNLEEVAEAIMTTDTRKKISYRTMTNQAGEGVMFGIAKGAGMIEPNMATMLSYILSDYLPESGDLQGILKRVVDVTYNCVTIDSDTSTSDTVVLMCSGILGSIPDDVFESHLREIATDLSKLIARDGEGASKLIELTVSHGRDDSQTTKIGKSILNSPLVKTAIYGGDPNWGRFVMAIGKVFDEPIPYDSLEIQLGGISVKGADNDTKTKLAEYLKSNEEIKISVILNTGTFQKTFWSCDFTEGYIQENAYYTT, from the coding sequence ATGAAGTTTCCATTGGGATTTTATTCCTTCGGCAAAAACATAGGGATCAAAGACACAAGCTTAGATTTTGCAGTCATATATTCAGAAAATCGATGTAAGGCGGCGGCCGTATTCACACGTAACAATTTTCCAGGTGCCCCTATTTACGTAGGCCGTGACCATATCAAAGACGGGTATCTCCAAGCAATTGTCATCAATTCTAAAAACTCCAATGTTGCTACTGGAGAACAAGGAATCAAAAATTCTTATGCCATTTGTACGGAACTCGGAAAATCTTTAGGAATCCCGGCAGAAGACATTCTCCCTTCCTCCACTGGAGTCATTGGTGTTCCCCTTCCGATCGAAAAAATCCTTAACGCTTGTTCTATGGCAAAAGCAGATTTAAAATTAGGAAATTTGGAAGAAGTGGCAGAAGCCATTATGACTACCGACACTCGTAAAAAAATCTCTTACCGAACGATGACAAACCAAGCAGGTGAAGGTGTTATGTTTGGGATTGCCAAGGGTGCGGGAATGATTGAACCCAATATGGCAACGATGTTGTCTTATATACTTTCTGATTATTTACCGGAATCAGGAGACCTTCAAGGAATTTTGAAACGAGTTGTGGATGTCACTTATAATTGTGTCACCATTGATTCTGACACATCTACAAGTGATACAGTTGTATTGATGTGTTCAGGAATTCTAGGATCCATTCCTGATGATGTATTTGAATCCCATCTAAGGGAAATTGCAACCGACCTCTCTAAATTAATTGCTCGCGATGGTGAAGGGGCTTCCAAATTGATTGAACTCACTGTTTCGCATGGAAGAGATGATTCGCAAACAACAAAAATCGGAAAGTCTATTCTCAACTCTCCCCTTGTAAAAACTGCGATTTACGGTGGAGATCCCAACTGGGGAAGATTTGTGATGGCAATTGGAAAAGTTTTTGATGAACCAATTCCTTACGATTCCTTAGAAATCCAATTGGGTGGAATCTCTGTTAAAGGTGCCGATAATGACACCAAAACAAAGTTAGCCGAGTATCTAAAATCGAATGAGGAAATAAAAATTTCAGTCATCTTAAATACTGGTACATTCCAAAAAACTTTCTGGAGTTGTGATTTTACAGAAGGTTATATCCAGGAAAATGCTTACTACACAACATGA
- the flgN gene encoding flagellar export chaperone FlgN — protein MLDWVESLRSLFTNEIDCYKRLLELEGKKRAAIHSADGKSLESLVKESYHIMVEASELERIRMKAIEDVYEKEKFKKDESSITLTSFLNQMDRDSNFKLKTFALELKKVVADLKDAIITNDKLLKTRKEFLQTTVDSLQELSREKVYTSHKQPTRRGQGQKGAIILNATA, from the coding sequence ATGTTGGATTGGGTAGAATCACTTAGAAGTTTATTTACTAATGAAATAGACTGTTACAAGCGCCTTCTGGAATTGGAAGGCAAAAAAAGAGCGGCCATCCATTCTGCGGATGGAAAGTCCTTGGAGTCCCTTGTCAAAGAAAGTTATCATATTATGGTAGAAGCCTCCGAATTGGAACGAATTCGAATGAAGGCCATCGAAGATGTCTACGAAAAAGAAAAATTCAAAAAAGACGAATCTTCCATCACACTTACCAGTTTTTTAAATCAAATGGATCGTGATTCCAATTTTAAGTTAAAAACCTTTGCTTTAGAATTAAAGAAGGTAGTGGCAGATTTAAAAGATGCCATCATCACGAATGATAAACTCTTAAAAACAAGAAAAGAGTTTTTGCAAACAACTGTTGACTCTTTGCAAGAGTTATCCAGAGAAAAAGTTTATACCTCACACAAACAACCGACAAGGCGTGGGCAGGGCCAAAAAGGCGCGATCATTTTGAACGCGACTGCCTAG
- the flgK gene encoding flagellar hook-associated protein FlgK, whose product MGSTFQGIEIGKRGLSVHQQAIQTTGHNISNADNKHYARQRVVMNSMDPLYEPAFNRAEVPGQIGQGVKISEIERVRDNFIDDRIIDSSSLKEYWGKKNDYLYQVETVFNEPTGTTLRSMMDQFWSSWEDLSNYPEETAHRAVVQEKAEALGSRMEDVYRKLSLLRDQSNREIESKVNHLNTVAENIKSLNEKITKSQALGDNPNDLLDRRDELLQELAGMADITIGRSDEDELMVFIGQQILVQGQKVHKIDLVGNPNNDGLLDLKWSETGDTVLLRKGSIQALYEIRDRILVEKINAVDALAINAMDVINEIHKDGFGLNGKTNLNFFESRALATNTFGEIDTDGDGLNDKTAVFRVTGRTSIDADRPIGISGTMRFLKASPGGETEILVPYSKDDTLNAVIKRINRSETGVVAYMSHDNQLALKATTNPLDKKENFMIRHLEDSGELLVGLTGILTATGVAGSFDYRKVGEINKFQANAQDITLTPMYHPSSFFKMSEDVRNNPANIAAARGKDVNGSGDYNSPNGQKDGSNALLIAAALREKPVMFDYSKTTDDFYNSLISRLGTEAREAKQEYTTQNELMVELENMRQSVMGVNLDEEMANMVQFQQSYNASARMISTLNEMLDTIINRLGV is encoded by the coding sequence ATGGGATCAACATTCCAAGGAATTGAAATAGGAAAACGAGGACTTTCGGTCCACCAACAAGCGATCCAAACCACAGGTCATAACATATCCAATGCGGATAACAAACATTATGCTCGCCAACGAGTGGTGATGAATAGTATGGATCCCCTGTATGAACCAGCTTTCAACCGAGCAGAGGTTCCAGGACAAATTGGACAAGGGGTAAAAATTTCCGAAATTGAAAGAGTTCGCGATAATTTCATTGATGACCGTATCATTGATTCTTCTTCTCTCAAAGAATATTGGGGGAAAAAGAATGATTACTTATACCAAGTAGAAACTGTTTTTAACGAACCAACAGGAACCACCCTTCGTTCTATGATGGATCAGTTTTGGTCTTCTTGGGAAGATCTTTCTAACTATCCAGAAGAAACAGCACATAGAGCCGTAGTCCAAGAAAAAGCGGAAGCACTTGGTTCGCGAATGGAAGATGTGTATCGCAAACTCTCTCTACTTCGTGACCAGTCCAATCGCGAGATTGAATCCAAAGTCAATCATTTGAATACAGTGGCAGAGAATATTAAATCTCTGAACGAAAAAATCACAAAATCACAGGCATTAGGTGATAATCCGAATGACCTTTTGGACAGAAGGGATGAACTGTTGCAAGAACTTGCGGGGATGGCGGACATTACCATCGGTCGCAGTGACGAAGATGAACTGATGGTTTTTATTGGCCAACAGATCCTTGTCCAAGGCCAAAAGGTTCATAAAATCGATTTGGTTGGAAATCCAAATAACGATGGCCTTCTGGATTTAAAATGGTCAGAGACTGGAGATACAGTTTTACTTCGAAAGGGGAGCATCCAAGCTCTCTATGAAATCAGAGACCGAATCCTTGTAGAAAAAATCAATGCTGTGGATGCCCTTGCTATCAATGCGATGGATGTGATCAATGAAATCCACAAAGATGGATTTGGTTTGAATGGAAAAACCAACCTTAACTTTTTTGAAAGCCGTGCTCTTGCGACTAATACCTTTGGTGAAATTGATACCGATGGGGATGGACTCAACGATAAAACGGCTGTGTTCCGTGTGACAGGTCGTACCTCAATCGATGCGGATCGTCCGATCGGAATTTCTGGAACCATGCGTTTTCTAAAAGCAAGTCCTGGTGGGGAAACTGAAATTTTAGTTCCTTACTCCAAAGATGATACTTTGAATGCTGTGATCAAACGAATCAATCGTTCGGAAACTGGTGTTGTGGCTTACATGTCGCATGACAACCAGTTGGCGCTAAAAGCAACAACCAACCCACTCGATAAAAAAGAAAACTTTATGATTCGTCACTTGGAAGACTCCGGGGAACTTCTTGTAGGTCTAACAGGAATCTTAACGGCTACGGGTGTGGCTGGATCTTTTGATTATCGCAAAGTAGGTGAAATCAACAAATTCCAAGCCAATGCGCAGGACATCACTCTGACTCCGATGTATCATCCTTCTTCTTTCTTTAAAATGTCAGAAGATGTCAGAAACAATCCGGCAAACATTGCAGCAGCTCGTGGTAAAGATGTGAATGGGTCTGGGGATTACAATTCACCGAATGGTCAAAAAGATGGATCCAATGCACTTCTGATTGCAGCGGCCCTTCGTGAAAAACCGGTGATGTTTGATTATTCCAAAACAACGGATGATTTTTATAACTCACTCATCTCTAGACTCGGAACAGAAGCAAGAGAAGCAAAACAAGAGTATACCACTCAAAATGAACTGATGGTGGAACTTGAGAATATGCGCCAGTCGGTCATGGGTGTAAACTTAGATGAGGAGATGGCCAATATGGTTCAGTTCCAACAATCTTATAATGCTTCCGCAAGAATGATCTCAACACTCAATGAAATGTTAGATACCATCATCAATAGGTTAGGTGTATAA
- a CDS encoding response regulator, producing MKILIVDDEEDIAGLIQFHLEEEGFQTEVCHNGMEVLPRLEKHLPDGIILDLMLPGIGGMDLCKRIKEKYPHIPILMVTAKTGETDVVLGLELGADDYIRKPFNIRELVARVRTVTRRTTDPNQEVQGTISTGKIQINPTAHKVFVEGTEIDLTLIEFKLLQLFAGNTGVAFSRDKLLDRIWGKDVFVTDRTVDVNIKRLRDKLLSEKERLETIRGVGYRFRDA from the coding sequence ATGAAAATACTAATTGTAGATGACGAAGAAGACATTGCAGGCCTGATCCAGTTCCATTTAGAGGAAGAAGGATTTCAAACTGAAGTATGTCACAATGGGATGGAAGTTCTCCCCCGTTTAGAAAAACATCTCCCGGATGGGATCATATTAGATTTGATGTTACCGGGAATTGGTGGGATGGATCTTTGCAAACGCATTAAAGAAAAATACCCCCACATTCCTATTTTAATGGTAACAGCGAAAACTGGGGAAACAGATGTAGTCCTTGGTCTAGAACTTGGTGCCGATGATTACATTCGCAAACCATTTAATATTCGGGAACTTGTCGCTCGCGTAAGAACCGTTACACGAAGAACTACAGATCCAAACCAAGAAGTTCAAGGAACCATATCCACTGGAAAAATCCAAATCAATCCAACGGCTCATAAAGTTTTTGTCGAAGGAACTGAAATTGATTTAACTCTTATCGAATTCAAACTATTACAACTGTTTGCTGGAAATACGGGAGTTGCTTTTTCTCGAGACAAACTACTCGACCGAATTTGGGGAAAAGATGTTTTTGTAACTGACAGAACGGTAGATGTGAACATCAAACGACTACGTGACAAATTACTTTCCGAAAAAGAAAGATTAGAAACGATACGCGGGGTCGGTTACCGATTCCGAGATGCGTAG
- a CDS encoding LIC10235 family protein, translating into MKPKSIKPDELSKIFAELKKGEETAIGSYLVKGVRLQISKYNLSGAERVQLLYKRRRAQGMCIVCGKKVTKKNPSTDQLYRLCEEHRNKIDKGTK; encoded by the coding sequence ATGAAACCTAAATCGATAAAACCGGATGAGCTGAGTAAAATTTTTGCCGAACTAAAAAAAGGCGAAGAGACTGCCATCGGAAGCTATTTGGTAAAAGGGGTTCGCCTTCAAATCAGTAAATACAATCTTTCCGGTGCAGAGCGAGTTCAGTTGTTATACAAACGAAGAAGAGCCCAAGGAATGTGTATTGTATGCGGAAAAAAAGTCACAAAGAAGAATCCATCTACAGACCAACTCTATAGATTGTGCGAAGAACACCGCAATAAGATCGATAAAGGTACTAAATAA